The nucleotide sequence ATTGATTCCGCCAGTATGTCAATTTGCGTTTGAGATCGCTCTTGCGCCTCAAGTAATCTGTCGATTTGCCTGTCTGTGCGCTGTTGTGCTTCCCTTAGTTGGCCGATTTGCTCACTCTGCTGAGAAATTTGCTCACCCTGCCGAGCGATTTGCTCACTCTGCTGAGAAATTTGCTCACCCTGCCGAGCGATTTGCTCACTCTGCTGAGAAATTTGCTCACTCTGTCGAGCGATTTGCCTGTCCTGTCGGGCGATCGCTTCGAGATTATTGGTGCTGGTCTGGAGATTGAGGGAGGCGATTCTTTCCAGCCTGTCCAGTTCTTCTCTGATCTCGGGGGTCATGTTGGGCGTACTCAGTTTTTTCGAGCTTAGCTGATGGAGGCTTCCCGATCGGTGGGTTGGGCGATGTTCTCTGAGCTGGCTGCCGCGATCGCGCTGGTGGAGATGGTTAGAAGGATCGCGAGAAGCAGGTTGCGGGATACAGTCATGGTCAGTAGCGAGGGGGCTTAATCTGGTCTGTCTAGAGCGCCATTCTTTAACCTTCACTCTCCCCAGTCGAACTCTTGCCAAAACTCGCTTTCCTGCAATTGCTCTCTTGCGCGTACTCGATCTAATGCTTGACTTGCCTGCGAATCTATAATTACCGGGTAAAAAAGCAACATCAGTGCTAGGGCTAGCTCGATCGTGATTCCAACATAAGAGGCAAGCTGAACCGTCTTAGCCCAGTTCCTACGCTTTGACTTGCTCATTTCTGGCTCGATCTCTAGGTCCATCGCCCAAGCTAGGGCTAGCATTCCAGCCAATGAAGGTACCGCAATAGCCAAACCAATTAATTGGATCACCAGTCTCGCCTCCACCTAAACAACCTTTGCGATTCGAGAGCAGATAGCAGTTACTCCGCTGCATAGACCACTCGCCAAGCTTCCACGGTATCGAGGCCAATGTCGTTATCAATTGATGCACCAGAGCCTTCAATGGAGATCCGGATCTTGGCCTCACCTGGAGGCGCATTGCGTAATGCTGCAGCTAACTCTTCACTGACAGGAAAGTTCCCGTTTACCCCCTCCAAGTTGTAGACGGTATCCCCAACCTTCACACGCAGACGACTGGTTTCTTGGACTGTTTCGTTGGTGTTGCAAGACCAAAAACCGCACTGTCTCTCTCGGGTGTAAGCGACGACTCTTATATAGTTGCGGCTCCAGTTGGAAATCACTCCAGCATCCTTGTTCCCCCACGTCAAGCTTCCGTCATAGTTGCGATCGAGCACTGCTAAATAATCGCCGTCGAAATCATCTCGAACCATCACTGGTTCGCTCCACGGAATCGACCTACCACTGCTAAAGGCGGTCCTCCAGTCTCCTTCATTGACAATGCGATAACCATCAGCAGTTACTTCACGACCATCCTCCTCAAAGGTTGGCTCGTAGCCTTCGCAACGGCTGTTGTGAGGAAAGCTAGTGCAAAGAGTGTCAAGATCTGGTTCAGCATTGACAGGTACAGCAGCGGCAGACATTCCGGCAAGCAGAAGGCCCGTTCCAATCATTCTCATCAACATAGTTATTGCTCAATAGCTAGTGACAGTGATAGGTATTATTGCTCCGCCGCCTGTGGCAGCCATCGCTATTAGTTCCGCCGGAATGAGCAAGGGCTACTGGCGCTATCAAAATGGCAATGCTCAAAGTAATGCCCGCGATCGGGTACAGCTTCTTTATTGGAGTTCTCACTATTATCACCTAGACAGAGATTTGATAATTACGTCAGAAGAAGCCTTACTGTAAAGAATAAACTATTGCGCACCGCGACATAGGGGCGATCGCATATCTTAAAGCCATCTATCAAACCCCGTCTAAGCAGAGACCCGTAGTTTTTCGACCTTGGGGTTGAGGTGTGTAGTGACCCAAAGACGGTCGGCAAGGACAAGGGGATCGGCATTGATGCGCTGCTCGAAGCACTGGACTTGCTCAATCAACTCGGATTTTTGGGATAATAAGCATGATAGGTGACATCCTCCCGCAGCCATTTTCACAGATGTTCCACTGGCATGAAATCAGGACTGTAGGGGGATAAGGGCAGCAACTCGATATGGAATAAGGTTTAACAGACAGCTACTCCCATCCCGGCGGAAGACTATCTAGTATCGATCTAATCACAGTAAGACTTTCAACCAGTTTTGGGTAGGCAGTCTTAGAGCGGAAAGGGAGTATCTTGTTCAAGTCGAACCGCTTGCCTCATTCGATGCGGTGATTGCGGTCTTTATTCACCGTAACTTTTGCGGTGAATTACTCGCCGTTGCCACTCTGATTCGCTATAATCGCCGCATTAGAAGCGGTGATTATGACTTGGATACATGAGCTAAAGGAATGGCCTGAGTTTACCTGGGATGATTCCCTTCTATCCGCCAAGCTGGCCGACATTCGCTATCAGCAAGGACGCTTGCTTGGGCGCATGGAAAATCTTGGATTCGACTTGCGGCGAGAAGCAAGCCTCAGTACCTTGACTAATGACGTAGTGAAGTCATCTGCCATCGAGGGTGAAGCCCTCAATTCGGAAGAAGTGCGCTCTTCGATTGCAAGAAGACTTGGGTTAGATATCGGGGGGCTAGTCCCCTCGAACCGAGATGTGGAAGGGATTGTAGAAGTAATGCTCGATGCAACCCAGCTCCACTCCAATCCCCTGACAGAGGAACGCTTGTTTGACTGGCATGCCGCCCTATTTCCAACCGGACGCAGTGGTATGCACCGAATTACAGTAGGAGCTTGGCGACCAGAAACTGCTGGACCTATGCAGATTGTCTCTGGTCCGATTGGTCAAGAGCAAATACATTTTGAAGCGCCGATGGCAACGCGCATCCCCAAAGAGATTTCCGCTTTCCTGGCTTGGTTTGAGAGCAGAACGGCTATCGATCCTGTACTGAAAGTAGGTCTGGCACATCTGTGGTTTGTGACTATCCATCCCTTTGAGGATGGAAATGGCCGGATTGCACGAGCGATCGTCGATATGGCCTTGGCTAGAGCAGATGGCACATCAGATCGCTTCTACAGTCTGTCAGCACAAATTGAAGCTGAACGAACAACCTACTATAAGTGGCTCGAGCGACAACAGCGCGGAACGCTCGATGTTACTGCGTGGCTCGATTGGTTTTTGGGCTGTCTTGGGCGAGCGATTGACAGTACTGAAGAGACGCTGGCAAGGGTTCTCTACAAAACGCAGGTTTGGTCATACGTCAATCTGCGTCCCGTCAATCTGCGACAACGTCTAATACTGAATCGGATGCTCGATGGCTTCAAAGGTTTTATGAGTACATCAAAGTACGCCAAGATTGCCAAGTGTTCGCAAGACACTGCCTTACGGGACATCCGCGACTTTCTCGAACGAGGTATTTTCGTTCGGAATGCCGGAAAGGGGCGCAGCACAACTTATCGGCTTGCAACAGCAGAAGAGCTGATATCGATTCAATAGATTCTGGGACCTGATTCAAACTCTAGTCTGAAGTTCCTCTTTGACAAAAGCTAGCTCTAACGGATTCTGTGGCGGCTGGATTGCCAGACTTAAAGCAGAAAATAAGATTCCGTATTTAATTGACAGTCGAGACCGTCTCCCCGATCGCCGCTGACATCTTATCCAGCCACTGAATTAAGAATTCGAGCTGCTGGTTTGCAGGCTGCGACCCCAAGCCACGGACGGCGACTTTACCCGGTTGATAGACAAATCGTGCTTGGAGGTGGTTCGGTAAAACCTCTTTGAGCCTTTCCCAAGCGGGTTCCTCCATCGCGGTTTCTAGAATGACATGAGCTTCCACCGGTTTAATGCGCGCGAAGCCGAGAGATTTAGCCACGTATTTGAGTTCCATCACCCGCAGCAGTTCCTGCACGGGTTTGGGTAGGGGACCGAAGCGATCGCCCCAGTCTGCCGCAATGCCTTTGAGTTCCGCCCGCGAGTTGGCAGCGGCCACCTCGCGATAGGCCGACATCTTCAGATCGGCATCGGCAATATAGCGGGTGGGAATCATGGCAGTCAGATTGAGATCCACCTGCGTGTCATCCACAGTGGGAATTTCTTGACCGCGAATTTTGGCGATCGCCTCGTTCAGCATGTCCATATATAAGTCGAAACCGATCGCATTCATCTGGCCGGATTGCTGGGCACCGAGCAGATTGCCCACACCGCGAATTTCCATATCTCGCATGGCCAGTTGATAGCCAGACCCCAATTGCGTGAACTCCTGAATGGCCCGCAGGCGCTTGCGGGCATCGTCGGTCAACTTGCTTTGCTGGCGATAAAACAACCAGGCATGGGCTTGGATGCCAGCCCGACCCACCCGACCTCTCAATTGATAGAGCTGCGCCAGACCAAAGAATTCGGCATTCTCCACCAGAATCGTATTCACCCTCGGGATATCCAGACCGGACTCGATGATGGTGGTACAGACAAGCAGGTCCGCCTCGCCGTTGTTGAAGGCGATCATGGTGGCTTCCAGTTCCCCTTCCGCCATTTGGCCGTGGGCGATCGCAATACGCAGACTGGGGATCATCAAGCGCAATCGGGCTGCAATTTCTTCGATCCCCTCCACGCGATTGACCACATAGAAGATCTGTCCGCCTCGGTCCAACTCTTGCCGAATCGCTGCGTGAACCTTCTCGGCATCGTAGGGGGATAAGTGGGTTTTAATCGGACGGCGGGAAGGGGGCGGCGTGGTAATTAGGCTCATTTCTCGCACGCCAGACAGAGACATGTAGAGGGTGCGCGGAATCGGCGTTGCCGACAGAGTAAGCACATCCACTTGGGTTTTGAGGGCTTTGATTTTCTCCTTTTGGTTCACCCCAAAGCGCTGTTCCTCGTCCACCACCAATAAACCCAAATCTTTGAACTTGACGGATTTTCCCAACAGTTGATGGGTACCCACCACAATATCCAGTTCGCCGGTTGCCAGCCGCTGTTGAATATCCTTGCGTTCGCCGGCAGTGCGAAAGCGGTTGAGCAGTCCCACTTCGATCGGGTAAGGGGCAAAGCGTTCCCGCAGGGTGTGGTAGTGCTGTTGAGCCAGGATGGTGGTGGGGGCGAGCAGGGCGGCTTGTTTGCCGGAGGTGACTGCTTTGAAGATGGCCCGCAGCGCCACCTCTGTTTTGCCGAAGCCGACATCGCCGCAGACGAGACGATCCATCGGGCGATCGCTCTCCATGTCCTGTTTCACATCCTGGGTTGCCTTGAGCTGATCGGGGGTGGGTTGATAGGGAAAAGAGTCTTCCATCTCCTGCTGCCAGGGGGAATCGCCTGGATAGGGAAATCCCCGTTGTTCCGCCCGTTTGGCGTAGAGTTCCAGCAAATCGCAGGCCACTTTTTGAATGGCTTTGCGAACTTTACCCTTGGTTTTCTCCCAAGTTTTCCCCTGCATTTTGTGCAGGACGGGCTGCTTGCTGCCAGTGGTGCGGAAGCGCGACAGCGTGTTGAGGCGATCGGCTGCCACCCGCAGCGTCCCGTCTGCATATTGAATGGCTAAATATTCGCGGGTTTCCTGATTGAGGGTCATGCTCTCCAACTTGAGGAACCGCCCGATGCCGTGGTTTTTATGTACGACAAAGTCCCCCGGCTTGAGTCGATCGGGGTCTACCTGTTTGGAGACGGCATGGCGGCGTTTGCGAACGTAGCTGGGGGTGGAGAGGGAATGTTGGCCGAAAAATTCGCGATCGGTCACCAGCAGGGTGCGGAAGGTGGGCAGGATGAAGCCTTGTACTTCAGCTAGGCCGGAATATTTGAGGGCGACGGGGGTGAGATCGGCTCCCAATTTATCGATCGCCGGAACGTCATTCGGATTGGGCACATATTGTGCGGGACAGTCGTGTTCTTGCAGCAGGGCAGCCGAGCGAGAGGGCTGGGCGGACACAATCCACACCCGCTGGTGGCGCTTCATTTCATCCCGCAAGGTTTTGGCCAGTTGACCGAATTGATGGGGGATGGAGGGTAGCGATCGGCTGGCTAGATCTAGGCCGGAGTCTTCTGTGACCAGTTCGGAGAGGTGGATCTGCTGGAATTTGTCTAGGGTTTTGGCGCAGGCGTCGAAGTCGCGATGCAGCCGAGAGAGATAGGGTTGTGCAGCTTGAATAGAGTCCCACTGTTCGTCGATGTGCTCGACCCACTGCTGGCTGTGGGCGCGACATTGATCCAGTTCGTCGATCGCCACCACCGCATTTTCCGGCAAATAATCCGCCAGACTGGCAGGCCGATCGAATGCTAGTCCCAAAAAGCGTCTCAGTCCCTGCGGTGATTCTTCCCCCTCTAGGATGGTCTGAATGTCTGGGTGGAGGTCGGCGCATTCCCTCAGGGCTGGCAGGATGGCGGCGCTGTAGCTGGTGGGGGTGAAGGTGATGGTGGGAATGCTGTCTTGCGATCGCTGTGTGGCCGGATCGAATTCGCGAATTTTTTCCAGTTCGTCGCCAAACAGCTCCAAGCGCACGGGCCATTCGGCGGAGACGGGATAGATGTCGATGATGTCCCCCCGACGGCTCCATTGGCCTTCTCGTTCTACTAAGGAGACGCGCTCGTAGCCGAGGCGGCTGAGGCGATCGCTCAGTTCTTTCACAGTTAAGGTATCTCCCGGTTGCAGCCGAAAGCAGAAGTTGCGGAAGACATCGGGTGGGGGCAGGTGGGGTTGGAGGGCGCGTTCGGTGGCGACGATCGCCAGCCGATCGGGGTGGGCGGCGAGGTCGGTCAGGGCTTGCAGTTGGCCCCAGACCAGTTCGTCTTCGGGATCGAAGGGTTCGTAGGGGGAGGTTTCGGTGGTGGGGTAGAAGTGGACGGTAGACCAGCCCATTGCTTCCAGTTGGGTGGACCAGCGACCGGCTTCTTCGAGGGTGGCGGTGATGACCAGCAGGGGGCGATCGCCCTTCTGTGCGAGGGCGGAAGCCACCAGTCCTTTAGGGATGCGGGCTAGACCGCTGAGGGGGAGGGTGCCGTGGGTGGCGAGTTTAGATTGCAGGTCGTCGGCAAGGGGCATTTGCCCCATTGCGCGCACGATGGGTAGGAAGGACATGGGCGATGAGTCGTGGGGTCTATCGATCCATTGTGGTCTCGATTGCGAGCTTAGTGAAGCATCAAGTCTGGGGGCTAGCTGGGCAAAAGTATCAGTTGCTGAGCGGCTCATCGCGATCGGGACTAAACTCACCTCTCGTCATGCAAGAGGTCGCTATATCTAGCTTTGGCCGCAAGGCACACGCGCGACTCAAATCAATGCGTATGATTGAGTAAAGCTGGATGACCCCTCCCCCGTATGGATGACCGCGAGCTAACCACACTTTTGCAAGATTTGGAATCTGACAGGATCGAGCGTAAGGCTTCGGCTTCAGATCCCGCCAAAATCCGGCAGGCAATTTGTGCTTTTGCCAATGACTTGCCAAATCATGGGCAGCCCGGAGTGATTTTCATTGGGGTTCACGATGACGGTGAGTGTGCTGATTTACCCATTACTGACGAACTGCTTCGGACTCTTGCCGATATGCGATCGGATGGCAATATCTTGCCATTGCCAGTCTTGACTATTGGCAAAAAAGTTATCAGTGGGTGCGAGCTGGCGATCGCGATCGTTGAGCCATCTGATGCTCCTCCCGTTAGATTTAAAGGTCGTACTTGGATTCGGGTTGGTCCTCGTCGTGCGATCGCAACTCCAGAGGAAGAGCGCCGCTTAAATGAGAGGCGGCGAGCAAAAGATTTACCATTTGACCTGCGGCCTTTTCCATCCGCCCGCATCGAAGATCTGAATTTAAAACTCTTTCAAAGAGAATATTTAACATCAGCGCTAGCACCAGATGTTTTGGAAGAAAACCAACGATCGGTCGAGCAACAGCTCACATCTCTAAGGTTTGTCACACCAGAGCCAGAAATGGACCCAACCATGCTGGGAATCTTGGTGGTGGGTAAAGAGCCCAGACAATTTATTCCTGGAGCGTACATTCAGTTTGTCAGATTTGCCGGAGTGGAATTAACCGATCCAATTCGCAATCAGAAGGAAATCAATGGCTCCTTGATAGGCTTACTTCGATTATTGGATGAAATTCTTCAAGCTAATATTTCAGTATCCTCAGATATTTCAACGCAACCCATCGAGCTTAGGCAACCCGACTATCCGATCGTAGCGTTACAACAATTGGTCCGAAATGCTGTTATGCACCGCTCTTACGAAGCAACGAATGCTCCTATACGGCTATATTGGTTTGAAAATCGCATCGAGATTCAGAACCCAGGCGGACCTTTTGGTCAAGTTAACGAACGGAATTTTGGCACGGGAATTACCGATTATCGCAATCCGCATCTAGCTGAGGCGATGAGGAATTTGGGGTACGTGCAGAGATTTGGAATAGGAATTCCAACTGCTCAAAAACAGTTAGAGAAGAATGGCAGTCCTCCTGTCGAATTTTTATTTGGTGATTCCTACATGTCGGCGATCGTGAAGAGGCATCCATGAATATCCCAGTTATTGCCTTCTTTAACAACAAAGGAGGAGTTGGAAAAACATCACTTGTCTATCATTTAGCGTGGATGTATCACGATTTAGAATTGCGAGTGGTGACAGCCGATTTCGATCCTCAAGCAAATCTTACGGCTGCATTCTTGGATGAGGATAGATTGGAAGAAATTTGGGAGAAAGAAGATGATTCATATAATACTGTCTATCGATGTATTCGACCTCTGATTAGAGGTGTTGGTGACATTGCAGGGCCACAATTAGAAAGGATCGAAGATGGATTGCACCTTCTGGTTGGAGATTTGCAACTGTCTGGATTTGAAGACGATCTATCTGCTGAATGGCCGGGATGTCTCGATCGAAAGGAGCGATCTTTTCGAATTATTTCTGCTTTCTGGCGACTATTGTCGAAAGCCAGAGAAAGCTGTAGTGCCGATGTTGTTTTGGTTGACCTAGGGCCTAATCTGGGAGCCATCAATCGTGCAGCCTTAATTGCGGCCGATTATGTTGTAGTTCCACTGTCGCCGGATCTATTTTCATTGCAGGGACTGAAGAATTTAGGACCGACCCTGCAACGATGGCGAGAGGAGTGGCAAGAGAGATATAGGAAAAATCCAGCACCAGATTTATATCTGCCACAAGGTAAAATGCAGCCTGTAGGATATGTTGTTCTACAACATGGGGTTCGCTTCGATCGGCCGGTCAAAGCGTTTCAACGCTGGATCGTGAGAATCCCCCAGATTTATAACGATAAAGTTGCTCTGAAACATGGAAAAGCAAATGTAGCTTTGGCTGACGATCCAAACTGCTTGGCATTACTCAAACATTACCAAAGCCTGATGCCAATGGCTCAAGAGGCTCGCAAGCCAATTTTTTATCTGAAGCCTGCAGACGGAGCGATCGGTGCCCACGTTTATGCAGTCAAGAATGTTTATGGAGACTTTAAGTGTTTAGCTCGAAAAATTGCCGAGCAGACTGGATTGCGGTTGCCTTCCGAACCATTACTTCCTGAATCTGAATCGGGTTGACGAGATCTTGTCTGCTATTCACTACCTACTGGAGCTATCCAGATCCAATCATGAATTTCATTGCGCTAGAGGACCTAGACCGTGAATCCTAAGACTGCTCTACAGGCGAGTATTTCTGGCACCGTCTTTGTGGCTTTGTGTTGTTTCACCCCAATCCTAGTGGTGGTGTTTGGAGCTGTGGGATTGAGTGCTTGGGTTGGATATCTCGATTTCGTTTTGCTGCCTGCGCTGGGAGTCATGGTCGGGCTCTCAATTGTTTCGTATTTTCGCTACCGCCGTTATTGTTACCAGGAGTCTGGCAAGCAAGGAGAAGATTTGAGATGAGTGAATGTTGTAGCGTGTCTCAACCGTCCCGGACTCAAAGGATTTGTCCGATTGATGGCAGTTTGGGGCAACCCGTGCAGCCGATTACCCTGAAAAGTCTACTCAGCCCTGCTGCTCTCATACATTTCGAGCCTCAACAATCCTATAGTTTTTGTTCTAGCCCCGCCTGCGAGGTGGTCTATTTTTCGCCACAGGGGCAGACCTTCACAACGGTTGATGTGAAAGTGCCGGTTTGCCAAAAAGAGGGGGGGGAAGATGTGCCGGTTTGCTATTGCTTTGGTTGGACGCGGCAGCGGATGCGGCAGGCGATCGCCCAGAGCGATCCCATTGATGTGTGTGAATTCATCTCCGAGCGCGTTAAAGCTCGTCAGTGCGGTTGTGAGGTGAATAACCCTCAGGGGCGCTGTTGTTTGGCCAATGTGCGAGCGGCGATCGCCTCTATGTCAGATCGATGAACACTGGTGTTGCAGGAAGCCCCAAAATAATTTCGCACTGCCCTGTGATGCTGTTCCGAGCCCACAAAAAAAGCAATTAAAGCAGACGTATCGACCAGAACCGCACGAGTCACAGGCGATCGTACAGAACATCATCAACCGATTCAGCATAGTTAGTCGTTCCTTCTTCCCGGCGATCGCCCACTTCGCCCTCTCTAGCAGGTACCTCAATTGCCCCACACAACTCCCAAGTACTGGTTTGACTAATGTCGAACGGCACAACGTCCCGATTCAAATGCTGTTTCAAAGCCCCCAGAACAATCGCCTGAAGCAACTCGCGATCTACTTGCTCCAGCGCCTCAATCCATTCATCGGGAACCGCAATCGTTAACTCAGCCATCGTCTTGAATCCTAACCAGCCACCCAGAAACTAACACACCCAACGCGATCGCCCCTCAGCCCCTACCGTCGCCAAACTGTCCCTCTCCGCTCGTACTCCAACTCCAACTCCACCGCAGCCATCTCCACCGCCGTCCTCAACACCTCGAAAGGGGCGATCGCATCCAACTCGTCAAACCCATCGAAAATAACCACTTGAACTTTCATGCCAAACGCCTAATTTAAAGACACCACCCCCAGCCAGAGATCCCCAGCCCAATATCCTGACGCGCCGCCAATAACCCAAAACTCCCCTCCAGCCCAGCCCGCGTGCTAGGATTTATGACTGTCCCAATCAGGCGCAGGGCATTGACCGTTCAACCCATTCAAAAGCTACTGATCGCCAATCGTGGCGAAATCGCCCTTCGCATCATTCGCACCTGCGCCGAACTGGGAATCGCCACCGTTGCCGTCTATTCCACTGCCGATCGCGACTCCCTTCCCGTCCAACTGGCCGACGAAGCCGTCTGCGTGGGCGAGCCCCCCAGCAACCGCAGCTACCTCAACATCCCTAACATTATCTCCGCCGCCCTCACCACCGGAGCTGACGCCATCCACCCCGGCTACGGCTTCTTAGCCGAAAACGCCCGCTTCGCCGAAATATGCGCCGATCACAACATCACCTTTGTGGGGCCGCGCCCGGAAAACATTCGCAACATGGGAGACAAAGCCACCGCCCGCGCCACCATGCAGGCCGCCAAAGTACCCACCGTCCCCGGCAGCCCCGGCCTGATTGAATCGGACAAAGCGGCGATCGCCACTGCAGAAGCGATTGGCTACCCCGTCATCATCAAAGCCACCGCAGGCGGCGGCGGTCGCGGTATGCGGGTGGCCTGGAGTGCCGACGACCTGCTGGGCATGATGCGCACTGCCCAAGGGGAAGCCGAAGCCGCCTTTGGCAATGGGGGCGTCTACATCGAAAAATTTGTCGAAAACCCCCGCCACATCGAATTTCAAATTTTGAGCGACAGCTACGGCAACGCCATTCACCTGCACGAGCGGGACTGCTCCATCCAACGCCGCCACCAAAAGCTGCTGGAAGAAGCCCCCAGCCCCGCCCTGACCGATCGCCTGCGACAGGCAATGGGAAAGGCTGCCGTGCGGGTGGCCAAGGCGATTAACTATGTCGGAGCGGGCACCGTCGAGTTCCTCGTGGATAAACACGGTAACTTTTACTTCATGGAGATGAATACCCGCATTCAGGTGGAACATCCCGTCACCGAAATGATTACTGGCCTTGACTTAATTGCCGAGCAATTGCGGGTGGCGCGGGGCGAGAAACTCCGCTGGAAGCAGGCAGATGTGCCGCTGATGGGTCACGCGATCGAGTGCCGCATCAACGCCGAAGAGCCCGATCGCGATTTTCGCCCCCACCCCGGCAAAATCAGCGCCTATCTCCCTCCCGGCGGCCCCGGCGTCCGGGTCGATTCCCATATCTATACCGACTACTCCATCCCCCCCAACTATGACTCCCTGATCGGCAAGCTGATCGTCTGGGGACCCGATCGCCAGTCGGCCATTCAACGCATGCGGCGGGCCTTGGGGGAATGTGCCATTACCGGCGTGCCCACGACGATTAATTTCCACCAAAAGATTCTGCACAACGAGGCCTTCTTGGCGGCGGAGGTCTACACCAATTTCATTCAGAAGCACATGTTGCCGGAGTCTAAATAGCGCGCAGATCGGGCAGGGGCAGGTCGCGATCGCTGGCACGATCCAGCCCCCACTGATGCATCGCATTCAACACTGGCTTCAACTGGCGACCCGCTTCTGTGAGGGAATATTCCACTTTGGGGGGCACTTGTTTGTACACCTCCCGATGGATGATGCCATCCGCTTCCAACTCGCGCAGTTGCTGGGTCAGCATTTTTTGCGTAATGCCGGTCAGGGCGCGGTGGAGTTGGTTAAACCGCCGCGTGCCCTCAAACAGTTCTCGCAAGATCAACACTTTCCAGCGCCCGCCGATCGCCTTGAGGGCAATCTCCACCGGGCAGGAGGCTTTTTCAGTTGGGCCTGACGAATTCGCCATCGGATGGGCCTCAATAGTTTTGTTTTGGCTCAATAGTTTCTTTTGGGTAAGTACCTTACTAAAAAGTGCATACTTACACTTTTCTCTGTGTCATTGTAGATTGAATGCATGGGAATTCGCCAACTGCAAACGCGATATCCCGATCTCGAATTTACCCCATCTTTCAGGACAGAAATTCATGAGCGAACCCGTTATTGCCGATCGCAAGCCCAGCGTGACAACTCTAGAATCCGGCACCTATTATTGGTGTGCTTGCGGTCAGTCCGGCAGTCAGCCCTTCTGTGACGGCTCCCATTCCGGCACTGAGTTTGCACCCCAGGAATTTGCCCTAGAAGA is from Synechococcus sp. PCC 7336 and encodes:
- the accC gene encoding acetyl-CoA carboxylase biotin carboxylase subunit translates to MTVPIRRRALTVQPIQKLLIANRGEIALRIIRTCAELGIATVAVYSTADRDSLPVQLADEAVCVGEPPSNRSYLNIPNIISAALTTGADAIHPGYGFLAENARFAEICADHNITFVGPRPENIRNMGDKATARATMQAAKVPTVPGSPGLIESDKAAIATAEAIGYPVIIKATAGGGGRGMRVAWSADDLLGMMRTAQGEAEAAFGNGGVYIEKFVENPRHIEFQILSDSYGNAIHLHERDCSIQRRHQKLLEEAPSPALTDRLRQAMGKAAVRVAKAINYVGAGTVEFLVDKHGNFYFMEMNTRIQVEHPVTEMITGLDLIAEQLRVARGEKLRWKQADVPLMGHAIECRINAEEPDRDFRPHPGKISAYLPPGGPGVRVDSHIYTDYSIPPNYDSLIGKLIVWGPDRQSAIQRMRRALGECAITGVPTTINFHQKILHNEAFLAAEVYTNFIQKHMLPESK
- a CDS encoding helix-turn-helix domain-containing protein; the protein is MANSSGPTEKASCPVEIALKAIGGRWKVLILRELFEGTRRFNQLHRALTGITQKMLTQQLRELEADGIIHREVYKQVPPKVEYSLTEAGRQLKPVLNAMHQWGLDRASDRDLPLPDLRAI
- a CDS encoding CDGSH iron-sulfur domain-containing protein is translated as MSEPVIADRKPSVTTLESGTYYWCACGQSGSQPFCDGSHSGTEFAPQEFALEETAKVALCNCKHTDNAPYCDGSHAKL